The nucleotide window TTCCACCAGGAAATCCCGCAGGTAGGCCCGGTGTTCTGCCTTTTCGGCCACTTCTTCCGCCAGAATATCTGCTGCTCCCCGCAGGGCTTCTGCCACCGTTTTGACGCCTTTCTCCTCCGAAAGATACTTTCCGGCTTCCGTGTCCAGATCTACGGCTGTTGTCTGGGGGATATTCAGGGACTTAATCCAGGTGGCCAGAGGCTCCAGTCCCTTTTCACGGGCTACTGTGGCACGGGTGCGGCGTTTTGGCCGGAAGGGCAGATACAGGTCTTCTAGCTCCGTTTTCTGCAGACAGGCGACAATCTTAGCCTGCAATTCTGGGGTGAGTTTATCCTGTTGCCCAATCTCCGCCAGAATCGATCGCTTCCGCTCCTCCAGTTCCGTCAGGTAAGTGTGCCGCTCCAGGAGATCTCGCAATTGGGTTTCCGTCATCTCGCCCGTGCGCTCTTTTCGGTAGCGGGCGATAAACGGCACCGTGGCTCCTTCGGCAAAAAGTTCCAGGGCGTTGCTGATCTGAAGTGGCTGCAGGGATAATTCATCTGCCAGAAGCTGGGAAATATTCAGCATTGGGTCTATCTTTCAGGTAACAGAAAACAAGTTGGGACTGATAGGACATGGTACTGCAGCCCTGATGAAGTCTTCCTTTGGATTATAAAAGGATGTTGAAAGAGTCTGGATCCTTGCCCTGTTGACTAAAGTTGCAGCGATGAGAAAGAAACGGGCCTACTTTGGTTACTAAAATCAATACGGCTGTAATTTTGCCCATGCTTTGACTGGGAGCGATCCTAGAATTTGCTATCTTAGTAAGTCTAATCGTGTGAATCAACCTTTGAATCCAGAAAACTGCCCCATCAATCCAACGGGTCCGATCAACATTACCGAAGGAGATGAAGCCTTTGTGATCGTCCAGAATGCGATCATAGGGCTCTGGCAGGTGGTCAATGACTTGACCCGAATTCGTCCCCGCCACGATCGCTACCGGGTGACGATTTTCGGCTCTGCCCGCATGCATCCGGAGGATCCTCTCTACGAAGGGGTGCGCCAGTTGGCCAGCGACTTAACGATCATGGGCTGTGATATTGTGACCGGAGGCGGGCCAGGACTAATGCAGGCAGCCAATGAAGGGAGTGTGATTGCCGATCCAGAGGACCGGATGAAATCCATCGGGATTCGGGTTGCTCTAGAGTACGAGCAGGACACGAATCCCTTTGTGGAGCAGGTCTACTGCCATGAGACCTTTTTCTCCCGATTGCATCATTTTGTTCTGATCTCAGATGCTTTTGTGGTTGTACCTGGTGGGATTGGCACTACCCTGGAAGCCCTGATGATCTGGCAATTGCTCCAGGCTCAGAAATTGCATGATGTGCCCCTAGTTTTTGTTGGGCCGATGTGGTCTGACCTAGTGCTTTGGGCGAGAAAATACATGCTGAATGGGGGGGTGGCGATGGCTGATCCGGCTGACTTTTCTATCCCTATCTGTGTTGATACGTTTACTGCCGCGATCGATCAGATTCGCGTTGCTCACACTCAATGGAAACACCAAAGCGCATCTCAGAAATGATTATGAAGAAGGTTTTTGTCCTCGATACCAATGTGTTACTGCACGACCCCAGTGCCATGCTGCGCTTCCAGGATAATGATGTTGTGCTGCCCATTACGATTATTGAGGAGCTCGATCGCTTCAAGAAGCAACCTGAGATGACCGGGCGGAATGCGCGGCAGGTGTCTCGCCAACTGGATACCCTGCGGAAACGGGGCCATTTGACGGAAGGGATTCCCCTGGAGGGGGGAGGGATTCTCAGGGTAGCCCTGTGTCATCGGGAAACCCTACAGGAACTGCCGCCAGAACTGGAAGGCGACCAGGGGGACAATGCCATTCTGGCTGTTTCCCTGGAGTTGAAGCGTCAGTGTCATTGTCCGGTGGTGATGGTCAGCAAAGATACTAATCTGCGGATCAAGGCAGATGCCTTGGGCCTGACGGCTGAGGATTACGAGACGGATAAGGTGGATGTGGAAGGGCTATTCACCGGCATGGCGGAGGTGCTGGTCAGACCTGAACTGATCGACCAGTTCCACAAAGAGGGGACCATTATCCTGCCCCAGGATTTTCTGCCGAATCAGGCCCTCACCCTGATTGATGAAACCAGTCCTTCCCATACAGCGCTGGCGATCGTCGATGGTACCACCCGTCAGATTGGGCCTCTGCTCAAGTTACCTGCGTCTGGGGTATCTCGGATTCGTCCTCACAATCGGGAACAGAAATTTGCCTTTGAATTATTGCTGCGGGATTCTGTGCCTTTGGTGACCCTGGTGGGCAAGGCTGGAACGGGTAAAACCTTACTGGCGATCGCCGCCGGATTACAGAAAGTGGCGGATGAGAAAGTGTATAGCCAACTGCTGATTTCCCGGCCAATCGTTCCCATGGGTCGGGATCTGGGCTATCTGCCGGGGGATGTGACCGAAAAGCTGACCCCCTGGATGCAGCCCCTCTACGACAACTTTGATTTGATTTTTGGAACGCAGGAATCGATCGGCAAACCCAGTCACTGGCGACGGGGCCATGAGGAACTGATTGAACGGGGCCTGCTACAGATTGAGCCCCTGACCTATATTCGGGGGCGCAGTTTGCCAAAACAGTTTCTGATTGTGGATGAGGCTCAGAACCTGACGCCCCACGAAGTCAAAACCATCTTGACCCGGGCCGGGGAAGGCACCAAGATTGTCCTGACCGGTGACATTGATCAGATTGACAATCCTTACATTGATGCGGCCAGCAATGGGTTGGCCCATGCGATCGAGCATTTCAAGCAGGATGGGCTGGCAGGCCATATCACCTTACAGAAAGGGGAGCGATCGGACCTGGCTGAACGGGCGGCTGTGTTGCTCTAGTAGGCTAACTTCAAAGTTCTGTAACCTAGGCTAGGATCAAAAAGAATCCTGCTACTGGATAGTTGACATGACAACCACAGCGCGTGTTATTCATAGCGACCCTGACATCTTGGGAGGAACCCCGGTTTTTGTCGGAACTCGTGTGCCAATGAAAACTTTGCTTGATTATCTCGAAGCAGGTGATCCGCTAGATGAATTCTTAGAGCACTTTCCCAGTGTTAGCCGTGGGCAGGCGATCGCAGCACTTGAATTAGCCAAAGAAATGCTGACAACCTATGCGAATCCTGCTGGATGAATGTGTCCCACGACCTTTAAAGCGTGAATTTGTTGATTACGAGATCCGTACAGTTGTCGAGATGGGATGGTCAGGAAAAAAGAACGGTGAACTGCTGCGACTTATGAGTTAAGAGGGCTTTACGGTTCTGCTCACAACGGATCAAAATTTGCGTTATCAGCAAAACTTGCAGCAAGCTGGAGTAGCAGTTGTTGTTCTTGTGGCACCCAGCAATAGGCTTTCTGATTTAGTTCCTCTGATACCAGATGTTCGCAACGTGCTGAATACCATGACTCCGGGGAAAGTGATTGAAATTGGAGGTGCCTGAAAGCTGTGTAGTCGGGGCAGGACAACAATCCCATCGTTCCGATCGTACAAAAGTTTTGGCAACAATATACTTGGCACACCAATCCCTTTCCCCTCATGCCCCACCCCCTTCTCCCACAATGGGGAGAAGGGGCATTAACGCTTAATTTCTCCCCTCTCCCGCTCTGGGAGAGGGGCCGGGGGTGAGGGCAGTGTTGGTGCATGAAGTATATTAATGCCAAAGTTTTACAGGGGTTACCCCATCAGGCTCAATGAAGATCGGTGTC belongs to Leptolyngbya sp. 'hensonii' and includes:
- a CDS encoding LOG family protein, which produces MNQPLNPENCPINPTGPINITEGDEAFVIVQNAIIGLWQVVNDLTRIRPRHDRYRVTIFGSARMHPEDPLYEGVRQLASDLTIMGCDIVTGGGPGLMQAANEGSVIADPEDRMKSIGIRVALEYEQDTNPFVEQVYCHETFFSRLHHFVLISDAFVVVPGGIGTTLEALMIWQLLQAQKLHDVPLVFVGPMWSDLVLWARKYMLNGGVAMADPADFSIPICVDTFTAAIDQIRVAHTQWKHQSASQK
- a CDS encoding PhoH family protein gives rise to the protein MKKVFVLDTNVLLHDPSAMLRFQDNDVVLPITIIEELDRFKKQPEMTGRNARQVSRQLDTLRKRGHLTEGIPLEGGGILRVALCHRETLQELPPELEGDQGDNAILAVSLELKRQCHCPVVMVSKDTNLRIKADALGLTAEDYETDKVDVEGLFTGMAEVLVRPELIDQFHKEGTIILPQDFLPNQALTLIDETSPSHTALAIVDGTTRQIGPLLKLPASGVSRIRPHNREQKFAFELLLRDSVPLVTLVGKAGTGKTLLAIAAGLQKVADEKVYSQLLISRPIVPMGRDLGYLPGDVTEKLTPWMQPLYDNFDLIFGTQESIGKPSHWRRGHEELIERGLLQIEPLTYIRGRSLPKQFLIVDEAQNLTPHEVKTILTRAGEGTKIVLTGDIDQIDNPYIDAASNGLAHAIEHFKQDGLAGHITLQKGERSDLAERAAVLL
- a CDS encoding DUF433 domain-containing protein, with the translated sequence MTTTARVIHSDPDILGGTPVFVGTRVPMKTLLDYLEAGDPLDEFLEHFPSVSRGQAIAALELAKEMLTTYANPAG